In Methanobacterium sp. Maddingley MBC34, the genomic window GTGACGTTTGTGGAGGAGCACCTAAATGTGTGGATATCTGTCCTACCGGTGCTCTTAAGACTGATGAGCTAGCTATTGGCGAATCTGACAACACTCAGACCAGGGTAACCTTTAACCCCAAACTCTGTAATGAGTGTGGTGACTGTGTAGATGTTTGCCCACCTCAAATCCTCAAACTTGAGGAAGGTAAAGTGCAGACTATACCTCTACAGGGATACTGTGTTATGTGCCAGCAGTGCGCAGACATATGCCCTGTGGAAGTCATTGGAGTGGAAGGAGTTAAAGAGCCCAAAAAGACGGACTTAAACATTACA contains:
- a CDS encoding dissimilatory sulfite reductase (desulfoviridin), alpha/beta subunit (PFAM: 4Fe-4S binding domain_SP): MIVVNKEDCIRCGACQGTCPTAAITVSPEDVIYCDVCGGAPKCVDICPTGALKTDELAIGESDNTQTRVTFNPKLCNECGDCVDVCPPQILKLEEGKVQTIPLQGYCVMCQQCADICPVEVIGVEGVKEPKKTDLNITGPIYIVDCVGCGMCVDECPVDAITLPEVGESITIDEDTCIKCGVCSQTCP